A region from the Acidiferrobacter sp. SPIII_3 genome encodes:
- a CDS encoding peptidylprolyl isomerase: MAVTKGKVVSLTYTLRDERGEIFEHTDVPISYLHGSGEGLFEKIENALDGLEVGGSVDIELAPAEGFGDHDPALTFTDDIANVPPEYQHVGAEVEAENEQGEAVRFVVTTIADGKLTVDANHPLAGQTVRFAVTVQAIRDATPEEQRLGQVTPPLH; encoded by the coding sequence ATGGCGGTCACCAAGGGCAAGGTCGTGTCATTGACCTACACGCTGCGGGACGAGCGCGGCGAGATCTTCGAACACACGGATGTCCCGATCTCCTATCTCCACGGGTCGGGGGAGGGGTTGTTCGAGAAGATCGAAAACGCCCTCGATGGCCTGGAGGTCGGTGGGTCCGTCGACATCGAGCTTGCGCCCGCCGAGGGCTTTGGCGATCATGATCCGGCGCTCACGTTCACGGACGATATCGCCAACGTGCCCCCCGAGTACCAGCATGTCGGGGCCGAGGTCGAGGCCGAGAACGAGCAGGGCGAGGCGGTCCGTTTCGTGGTGACCACGATTGCCGACGGTAAGCTCACGGTCGATGCCAATCACCCGCTTGCCGGTCAGACGGTACGCTTCGCGGTCACCGTGCAGGCGATCCGTGATGCGACCCCCGAGGAACAGCGCCTCGGCCAAGTCACACCGCCGCTGCACTAG
- a CDS encoding F0F1 ATP synthase subunit epsilon, producing the protein MDNFRIDIVNAEGPLFSGDAALVIAPLRDGDAGFLPGHSPLLAILRAGALRVQDANGGEQAFYVSGGFVEVQPRHVTVLADAGERAADIDEALAARAVEDAARHAEEQAGKTDYAHAQAELAQAAARLSVVRRYRSQTSYSAPERIR; encoded by the coding sequence ATGGACAACTTTCGCATCGACATCGTCAACGCCGAGGGCCCCCTGTTCTCGGGGGACGCGGCGCTCGTCATCGCGCCCTTGCGCGATGGTGACGCGGGTTTCCTGCCCGGCCATTCGCCGCTGCTGGCCATCCTTCGGGCCGGTGCCCTGCGCGTGCAGGACGCGAATGGCGGGGAGCAGGCCTTCTATGTGAGCGGCGGATTCGTCGAGGTCCAGCCGCGCCATGTCACGGTGCTTGCCGATGCTGGCGAGCGCGCCGCGGATATCGACGAGGCGCTGGCGGCGCGCGCAGTCGAGGACGCCGCGCGGCACGCCGAGGAGCAGGCCGGCAAGACCGACTATGCGCATGCCCAGGCGGAGCTGGCGCAGGCCGCCGCGCGCCTGTCGGTGGTGCGGCGCTATCGGTCACAAACGTCCTATTCGGCGCCGGAGCGTATCCGGTAG
- the atpD gene encoding F0F1 ATP synthase subunit beta, producing MSAGKIVQVIGAVVDVEFERATIPKVYDALTVADTDLVLEVQQQLGDGVVRTIAMGSSDGLKRGLSCVNTGRPIEVPVGAATLGRIMDVLGRPIDEQGPVASETVRGIHRAPPRFDELAASTEVLETGIKVIDLICPFAKGGKVGLFGGAGVGKTVNMMELIRNIAIEHSGYSVFAGVGERTREGNDFYHEMKEGGVLDKVALVYGQMNEPPGNRLRVGLTGLTIAEHFRDEGRDVLLFIDNIYRYTLAGTEVSALLGRMPSAVGYQPTLAEEMGVLQERITSTKTGSITSVQAVYVPADDLTDPSPATTFAHLDATVVLSRQVAELGIYPAVDPLDSTSRQLDPQVIGENHYDTARKVQAILQRYKELQDIIAILGMDELSADDKLIVTRARKIQRFLSQPFFVAEVFTGTPGTYVPLKETIRGFKAIAEGEYDELPEQAFYMVGTIDEALAKARRL from the coding sequence ATGTCAGCCGGAAAGATTGTGCAGGTGATAGGGGCGGTGGTCGACGTGGAGTTCGAGCGTGCGACGATCCCGAAGGTCTACGACGCCCTCACGGTGGCGGATACCGATCTTGTGCTCGAGGTCCAGCAACAGCTCGGCGACGGCGTCGTGCGTACCATCGCCATGGGGTCGAGCGATGGCCTGAAGCGCGGCTTGTCCTGCGTCAATACCGGTCGTCCCATCGAGGTGCCCGTGGGCGCCGCCACGCTCGGACGGATCATGGACGTGCTCGGCCGCCCGATCGACGAACAGGGCCCGGTGGCGAGCGAGACCGTGCGCGGCATCCACCGCGCCCCGCCGCGTTTCGACGAGTTGGCCGCGAGCACCGAGGTGCTGGAGACCGGCATCAAGGTGATCGATCTCATATGCCCGTTCGCCAAGGGCGGCAAGGTGGGGCTCTTTGGCGGCGCCGGCGTCGGCAAGACCGTCAACATGATGGAGCTCATCCGCAACATCGCCATAGAGCACAGCGGATATTCCGTGTTCGCCGGGGTCGGCGAGCGCACGCGCGAGGGTAACGACTTCTATCATGAGATGAAGGAAGGCGGGGTGCTCGACAAGGTTGCGCTCGTCTACGGCCAGATGAATGAACCGCCGGGCAACCGCCTGCGCGTGGGGCTTACCGGCCTTACCATCGCCGAGCACTTTCGTGACGAGGGGCGTGACGTCCTTTTGTTCATCGACAACATCTACCGCTACACCCTGGCGGGCACGGAGGTCTCGGCGCTCCTCGGGCGCATGCCCTCGGCGGTCGGCTACCAGCCGACCCTGGCCGAGGAGATGGGTGTCCTCCAGGAGCGCATTACCTCGACCAAGACCGGCTCGATCACATCCGTCCAGGCGGTCTACGTCCCGGCGGATGACCTCACCGACCCGTCGCCGGCGACCACCTTTGCGCATCTCGATGCCACGGTCGTGCTCTCGCGGCAGGTCGCCGAGCTCGGCATCTATCCGGCGGTCGACCCGCTCGATTCCACGAGCCGCCAGCTCGATCCGCAGGTCATAGGCGAGAATCACTATGACACGGCGCGCAAGGTCCAAGCGATTCTCCAGCGCTACAAAGAGCTCCAGGACATCATCGCCATTCTCGGCATGGACGAGCTGTCGGCGGATGACAAGCTCATCGTGACGCGCGCGCGTAAGATCCAGCGCTTCCTTTCGCAACCATTCTTTGTGGCTGAGGTCTTTACCGGTACGCCCGGTACCTATGTGCCGCTGAAGGAGACCATCCGCGGCTTCAAGGCGATCGCCGAAGGGGAGTACGATGAATTGCCCGAGCAGGCTTTTTATATGGTGGGCACGATAGACGAAGCGCTCGCCAAGGCGCGGCGGCTCTGA
- the atpG gene encoding F0F1 ATP synthase subunit gamma, translating to MARGKEIRNKIRSVQSTQKITRAMQMVAAAKMRKAQERMRAARPYAESLVAIMRHIRAAHPEYRHPLLAVRPVRRAALLVVTSDRGLAGALNVNVLRVAVGQLKEWEEAGIQGEVAVLGNKGAAYFRRLRAPVAAQLAPLGDRPTLQSIIGVVKVLVDAYREERLDRVVLVYSRFENTMSQVAVTEDLLPLPEPGPDVDRHRWDYLYEPEAQDVLSDILTRYVETRVHGVVIENLASEQAARMVAMRAATDNAGRLIGDLKLAYNKARQAAITQEIAEIVSGASAV from the coding sequence ATGGCGCGCGGAAAGGAGATCCGGAACAAGATCCGCAGCGTGCAGAGCACGCAGAAGATCACCCGCGCCATGCAGATGGTGGCGGCGGCCAAGATGCGCAAGGCCCAGGAACGCATGCGCGCGGCGCGCCCGTATGCCGAGAGCCTGGTGGCCATCATGCGCCATATCCGGGCCGCGCACCCCGAGTATCGCCATCCGCTCCTGGCCGTGCGGCCGGTACGGCGCGCGGCCCTGCTGGTTGTGACCTCCGATCGTGGTCTTGCCGGGGCACTCAACGTCAATGTCCTGCGCGTCGCGGTGGGCCAGCTGAAGGAGTGGGAGGAGGCGGGTATTCAGGGTGAGGTCGCGGTGTTGGGCAACAAGGGCGCGGCGTATTTTCGCAGACTCCGGGCGCCCGTGGCGGCCCAGCTCGCGCCGCTCGGGGACCGCCCGACCCTGCAATCGATCATAGGAGTGGTCAAGGTTCTGGTCGACGCCTACCGCGAGGAGCGTCTTGACCGCGTCGTGCTGGTCTACAGTCGCTTCGAGAACACCATGAGTCAGGTGGCGGTGACCGAGGACCTGCTGCCGCTGCCGGAGCCCGGACCGGATGTCGATCGGCACCGCTGGGACTACCTCTACGAACCGGAGGCCCAGGATGTCCTGTCCGACATCCTGACGCGCTATGTGGAGACGCGTGTCCACGGGGTCGTGATCGAGAATCTCGCGAGCGAACAGGCGGCGCGCATGGTCGCCATGCGCGCCGCGACCGACAACGCCGGGCGTTTGATCGGGGATCTGAAATTGGCCTACAACAAGGCGCGCCAGGCGGCGATCACGCAGGAAATCGCGGAGATCGTAAGCGGCGCGTCGGCGGTCTAG
- the atpA gene encoding F0F1 ATP synthase subunit alpha translates to MALKPSEISELIKQRIEDLSPPAPALTGTIMSLSDGIARVYGLADVMQGEMLEFPGNTFGLALNLERDAVGAVILGGYEHLTEGDVVKGTGRILEVPVGPELLGRVVDALGRPLDARGEISAKATSPVEKIAPGVVARRSVTQPLQTGIKAIDAMVPIGRGQRELIIGDRQTGKTALAVDAILAQRGTGVMCVYVTIGQKASSVAGVVHRLTEMGAMGHTIVVAATAADPAAMQYLAPYTGCAMGEYFRDRGQDALIVYDDLTKQAWAYRQISLLLRRPPGREAYPGDVFYLHSRLLERAARVNEEYVERQSGVKGRTGSLTALPIIETQAGDVSAFVPTNVISITDGQIFLETDLFNSGIRPAINAGLSVSRVGGAAQTKIMRKLGGGVRLALAQYRELAAFAQFASDLDPATRKQIDRGRRVTELMKQAQYQPLSVADMALSLLAANSGVLDDLPVEKVIPFDSALRAAAHAEHGAALKAINDTGDHNEDVIATLTGFIQQFKAQGAY, encoded by the coding sequence ATGGCCTTGAAACCCAGCGAGATCTCGGAGCTCATCAAGCAGAGAATCGAAGACCTCTCTCCTCCGGCCCCGGCCTTGACCGGCACGATCATGAGCCTGAGCGACGGTATCGCGCGCGTCTATGGTCTCGCCGATGTCATGCAGGGGGAGATGCTCGAGTTCCCCGGCAACACCTTCGGGCTCGCCCTCAATCTCGAGCGCGACGCGGTGGGCGCGGTCATCCTGGGGGGCTATGAGCACCTCACCGAGGGTGATGTCGTCAAGGGCACGGGCCGCATCCTGGAGGTGCCCGTGGGTCCCGAGCTCCTCGGACGCGTGGTCGACGCGCTCGGCCGTCCGCTCGACGCGCGCGGCGAGATCTCCGCCAAGGCGACGTCGCCGGTGGAGAAAATCGCCCCCGGCGTGGTCGCGCGCCGATCGGTGACCCAGCCCCTGCAGACCGGGATCAAGGCCATCGACGCCATGGTGCCGATAGGGCGCGGTCAGCGCGAGCTCATCATCGGCGACCGCCAGACAGGCAAGACCGCGCTTGCCGTCGATGCCATCCTGGCGCAGCGGGGCACCGGCGTCATGTGCGTCTACGTCACGATCGGCCAGAAGGCCTCGAGTGTCGCGGGCGTCGTGCACCGCCTGACGGAAATGGGTGCCATGGGGCACACCATCGTGGTCGCGGCCACCGCCGCCGATCCGGCGGCCATGCAGTATCTCGCGCCCTACACGGGCTGCGCGATGGGTGAGTATTTCCGTGACCGGGGGCAGGATGCGCTCATCGTCTACGATGACCTCACCAAGCAGGCCTGGGCCTACCGCCAGATCTCGTTGCTCCTGCGCCGGCCACCGGGACGCGAGGCCTATCCGGGGGATGTCTTTTATCTCCACTCCCGGCTCCTCGAGCGCGCCGCGCGCGTGAACGAGGAGTATGTGGAGCGTCAGTCGGGGGTCAAGGGGCGCACCGGCTCGCTCACCGCCCTGCCCATCATCGAGACCCAGGCCGGCGACGTCTCGGCGTTCGTACCGACCAATGTGATCTCGATCACCGATGGCCAGATCTTCCTCGAGACCGATCTGTTCAATTCCGGCATTCGTCCCGCCATCAACGCCGGTCTGTCGGTCTCGCGCGTCGGCGGCGCGGCGCAGACCAAGATCATGAGAAAGCTGGGGGGAGGAGTGCGCCTGGCGCTTGCCCAATATCGCGAGCTCGCGGCGTTCGCGCAATTCGCATCCGACCTCGACCCGGCGACCCGCAAGCAGATCGATCGCGGGCGGCGGGTCACCGAGCTCATGAAGCAGGCCCAGTACCAGCCGCTGTCGGTGGCCGACATGGCGCTCTCGCTGCTTGCCGCCAATAGCGGGGTGCTCGACGATCTGCCGGTGGAGAAGGTCATCCCGTTTGATTCGGCGCTGCGGGCGGCGGCCCACGCCGAGCATGGCGCGGCCCTGAAGGCCATCAATGATACCGGTGACCATAACGAGGACGTCATCGCCACGCTCACGGGCTTCATCCAGCAGTTCAAGGCCCAAGGCGCCTACTGA
- a CDS encoding F0F1 ATP synthase subunit delta: MIRDQLAAIARPYARALMAVPGSDRAALLASLEAAAQALSDPAIAALAENPEIPRARLAAALAPDATDRSLVARLIDVLLQNDRLAALPWIAKTFAALKDEAENRTHATVTTAQPLSEPQRERLRAALARRTGHTVELIVETDDRLLAGVIVQHGDMVLDGSIRGRLAALAHALSPF, encoded by the coding sequence GTGATCCGCGATCAGCTGGCGGCGATTGCGCGCCCCTATGCCCGGGCGCTCATGGCGGTGCCCGGGAGCGACCGCGCCGCCCTGCTCGCATCCCTCGAGGCTGCCGCCCAGGCGCTCTCCGATCCGGCGATCGCGGCGCTGGCTGAGAACCCCGAGATCCCGCGCGCGCGCCTGGCCGCCGCCCTGGCGCCTGACGCAACCGACCGGTCCCTCGTGGCGCGCCTCATCGACGTGTTGCTGCAAAATGACCGCCTGGCGGCGCTGCCGTGGATCGCGAAGACCTTTGCCGCCTTGAAAGACGAGGCCGAAAACCGCACGCACGCCACCGTCACCACCGCCCAGCCCTTGAGCGAGCCCCAGCGCGAGCGGTTACGCGCGGCGCTCGCGCGGCGCACCGGGCATACCGTGGAGCTGATCGTGGAAACCGACGACCGCCTCCTGGCCGGCGTCATCGTCCAGCATGGGGATATGGTCCTCGACGGCTCGATCCGCGGCCGCCTGGCAGCCCTTGCTCATGCGTTAAGCCCTTTCTAG
- a CDS encoding F0F1 ATP synthase subunit B — translation MPISVTLIVQMVTFAVLILFVKRYLWGPLTAVMERRQKRIADGLAAADQGRKALDEAQRQQDEILAVARERAAEILDHAERRSREIIEEARERARAEGEHAMALSRAEAEAEMTRLRERLRADVARLALAGAERIVEREIDRRLHDRLLEEVAGQL, via the coding sequence ATGCCGATATCCGTGACCCTCATCGTCCAGATGGTCACCTTCGCGGTGCTCATCCTATTCGTCAAGCGCTACCTCTGGGGGCCGCTTACGGCGGTCATGGAGCGTCGCCAGAAGCGCATCGCCGACGGTTTGGCGGCGGCCGACCAGGGCCGCAAGGCGCTCGATGAGGCGCAACGCCAGCAAGACGAGATCCTGGCCGTGGCGCGCGAGCGCGCCGCCGAGATCCTGGACCATGCCGAGCGACGTTCGCGCGAGATCATCGAGGAGGCCCGCGAGCGCGCCCGTGCCGAAGGCGAGCACGCCATGGCCCTCTCGCGCGCCGAGGCCGAGGCCGAGATGACCCGCCTGCGCGAGCGCCTGCGCGCCGACGTCGCGCGCCTGGCCCTGGCCGGGGCCGAGCGCATCGTGGAGCGCGAGATAGACCGCCGCCTGCATGACCGGCTTCTCGAAGAAGTGGCGGGGCAGCTGTGA
- the atpE gene encoding F0F1 ATP synthase subunit C — translation MVDPQLASVIGMVFSYTAVAVGIIFAGAALGSALGWGLICSKYIEGIARQPEMLPTLRIQMFITAGLMESFPFIAAAFAMYFTFVNPFEGAAVAAITHVAH, via the coding sequence ATGGTTGATCCGCAGCTTGCGTCGGTTATTGGCATGGTCTTTTCCTACACGGCCGTCGCCGTGGGCATCATCTTCGCGGGAGCCGCCCTGGGCTCGGCCCTCGGCTGGGGCCTCATCTGCTCCAAGTACATCGAGGGCATCGCCCGCCAGCCGGAGATGTTGCCGACCTTGCGCATCCAGATGTTCATCACCGCGGGCCTCATGGAGTCGTTTCCGTTCATTGCCGCGGCCTTCGCCATGTACTTCACCTTCGTGAACCCGTTCGAGGGGGCGGCCGTGGCCGCCATCACGCACGTCGCCCATTAA
- the atpB gene encoding F0F1 ATP synthase subunit A — translation MSHNAVSFMEDHLRNLTVGRGFWSLHVDTILIGWVLGAVIVGTGWVVGRRLEEGVPHGIQNVLEALLEFVDDQVRGILPVEDPMVGALAFTVFLWVFLMNAMDLLPVLLLPNLAHFFFGIRHFRSTPTADPYTTLGLALSVFLLTLYYHIKHKGLWGYLKTFLVHPFGPYLFPVNILMTTVDEIAKPLSLGLRLFGNMFAGELVFLLIALLPWWVAWAPGILWSIFHLLIITLQAFIFMVLTIMYLAMAATQEGDAH, via the coding sequence ATGAGTCACAACGCCGTCAGCTTCATGGAGGATCATTTACGGAACCTGACCGTCGGTCGCGGGTTCTGGAGCCTTCACGTCGACACCATTCTCATCGGCTGGGTGCTGGGCGCCGTCATCGTCGGCACCGGCTGGGTCGTCGGGCGACGACTGGAGGAGGGCGTTCCTCATGGCATCCAAAATGTCCTCGAGGCGCTCCTCGAGTTCGTCGATGACCAAGTTCGCGGCATCCTTCCCGTCGAGGATCCGATGGTGGGCGCGCTCGCCTTCACGGTGTTTCTCTGGGTCTTTCTCATGAATGCCATGGACCTGCTGCCGGTGCTGTTGCTGCCGAATCTGGCGCACTTCTTTTTTGGCATCCGCCACTTCCGCTCGACCCCGACGGCCGACCCTTACACGACCCTGGGGCTTGCCCTGAGCGTCTTTCTCCTGACCCTCTACTACCACATCAAACATAAAGGCCTCTGGGGCTACCTGAAGACCTTCCTGGTCCATCCGTTCGGGCCCTATCTGTTTCCGGTCAACATCCTGATGACCACTGTCGATGAGATTGCCAAGCCCCTGAGTCTCGGCTTGCGACTGTTCGGCAACATGTTCGCGGGCGAGCTCGTGTTTCTGCTCATCGCGCTTTTGCCGTGGTGGGTGGCGTGGGCCCCGGGCATACTGTGGTCCATCTTTCACTTGCTCATCATCACATTGCAGGCGTTTATCTTCATGGTCCTCACCATCATGTATCTGGCGATGGCGGCGACTCAGGAAGGCGATGCCCACTGA
- a CDS encoding ATP synthase subunit I, producing the protein MLWAQISLTFVVAAVAALDAPRHDALARLGAALAGGAVAMLGALLLAYSVARADGTGGPAGAQLWLYGGAVARFVLAIAFLGLGLGVFHVSPLPFLIAFGLGQAAFLVPGISSGL; encoded by the coding sequence GTGCTTTGGGCACAAATTTCGCTGACTTTCGTGGTGGCGGCCGTGGCCGCGCTCGACGCCCCGCGCCATGACGCCCTCGCGCGCCTGGGCGCGGCGCTGGCCGGGGGCGCGGTCGCGATGCTGGGTGCCTTGTTGCTGGCCTACAGTGTCGCGCGTGCCGACGGGACCGGCGGTCCGGCGGGCGCCCAGCTGTGGTTATACGGGGGCGCGGTCGCGCGTTTCGTGTTGGCAATCGCCTTTTTGGGTTTGGGGCTCGGGGTGTTTCATGTCTCTCCGTTGCCGTTTTTGATCGCCTTTGGTTTGGGCCAGGCCGCTTTCCTGGTTCCAGGGATTTCGTCAGGGTTATGA
- a CDS encoding sel1 repeat family protein — protein sequence MKRWTPGIAGLTLAVLCWHTAHAGLRGLRHAARSGAPNAELKLGELYQYGVGQPDHLVHALAWYERAAPKSRRAAELARQLTARLTPAERQQAAAWAKPRLGPP from the coding sequence GTGAAACGATGGACTCCCGGCATCGCCGGCCTTACCCTAGCGGTCTTGTGTTGGCATACGGCGCACGCGGGCCTGCGGGGCCTGCGGCACGCGGCCCGTAGCGGGGCGCCCAACGCCGAGTTGAAGTTAGGCGAGCTGTATCAGTATGGGGTCGGGCAGCCGGACCATCTCGTCCATGCCCTGGCCTGGTATGAGCGTGCCGCCCCGAAGTCGCGGCGCGCGGCTGAACTCGCCCGGCAGCTCACGGCGAGGCTGACTCCGGCCGAGCGCCAGCAGGCTGCGGCATGGGCCAAGCCGCGGCTCGGCCCCCCCTAA
- a CDS encoding ParB/RepB/Spo0J family partition protein, with the protein MKEKRPRLGRGLDALFGDGQRPDTLSASPDAIRTLPIERLQRGRYQPRTHMEPEALNALADSIRAQGIVQPILVREVTGGFEIIAGERRWRAAQIAGLAEVPVIVRDIPDQAAMAVALIENIQREDLNPLEEAAGLKRLQEEFGLTHDEIAAHVGRSRAAVTNLLRLLGLAPEVRELLETGRLEMGHGRALLGIADARAQAALAREVAAQGLSVRETERRVQRHGRPTPPKAAPDPDVETLERRLTETLGARVRIQARRAGAGRITIDYHSMDELEGLLGRFS; encoded by the coding sequence ATGAAGGAGAAACGCCCCCGGCTCGGACGCGGCCTGGACGCCCTGTTCGGCGATGGCCAGCGTCCCGACACCCTATCCGCGTCGCCGGACGCCATCCGTACCCTGCCGATCGAACGCCTGCAGCGTGGCCGTTACCAGCCGCGTACGCATATGGAGCCCGAGGCCTTGAACGCGCTTGCCGATTCCATCCGCGCGCAGGGCATCGTGCAACCGATCCTGGTGCGCGAGGTGACCGGCGGCTTCGAGATCATCGCCGGGGAGCGCCGCTGGCGTGCCGCCCAGATCGCGGGCCTCGCCGAGGTGCCGGTGATCGTGCGCGACATACCCGACCAGGCGGCGATGGCCGTCGCCCTGATCGAAAACATCCAGCGCGAGGACCTGAACCCCCTTGAGGAGGCCGCCGGTCTCAAGCGCCTCCAGGAAGAATTCGGTCTCACGCACGACGAGATCGCCGCTCATGTCGGGCGATCGCGCGCCGCCGTCACCAACCTCCTGCGCCTCCTGGGCCTCGCCCCGGAGGTGCGCGAACTGCTGGAGACCGGCCGCCTCGAGATGGGGCACGGCCGCGCCTTGCTCGGCATCGCCGACGCGAGGGCCCAGGCGGCCCTGGCGCGCGAGGTGGCAGCCCAGGGTCTGAGCGTCCGCGAGACCGAGCGACGCGTGCAGCGCCACGGCCGTCCGACACCCCCGAAGGCGGCCCCCGATCCGGATGTCGAGACACTGGAGCGCCGCCTCACCGAAACCCTGGGGGCGCGCGTACGCATTCAGGCGCGGCGTGCCGGCGCGGGACGCATCACGATCGACTATCATAGTATGGACGAGCTCGAGGGACTGCTCGGCCGATTCTCGTGA